The Triticum aestivum cultivar Chinese Spring chromosome 7B, IWGSC CS RefSeq v2.1, whole genome shotgun sequence genome window below encodes:
- the LOC123158607 gene encoding uncharacterized protein, whose product MASIGNGKPDAQGQERQAARLLPPAEVPPPHMDAGLVVLFDLLRRRVDGFPTWMLPAYLVHGVDVYGHHPQDLLRCHPPATSPDGKRASYFVNLVRPLTATDARRSRVVPGGFWKSEHAPVPVEAAPDKMIGTKQAFSFISKEAEHKGGPRGGFIMHELLPGQAGRLAGGDELALSKVYPSPRVATKKRPRSQGQGPTASATRTAAASSAPAPTSSPPLLQRSCDVFSSARSSSAVSSPPPSLEPPASSAPPSLEASSLGPASSAPGPASSSPPPIQGSASSPRHRQGAAKRVLLLEVGDSPPREGHNISCHQVYRAMEVLGPGRRVPIDCADLFLLDSGKGKRQRTAAEF is encoded by the coding sequence ATGGCCTCAATCGGCAACGGCAAGCCCGATGCCCAGGGCCAGGAGCGCCAGGCGGCGAGGCTCCTGCCGCCGGCCGAGGTGCCGCCTCCACACATGGACGCGGGCCTCGTGGTGCTGTTCGACCTCCTACGACGACGGGTCGACGGATTCCCCACCTGGATGCTCCCCGCCTACCTCGTCCACGGAGTCGACGTCTACGGCCACCACCCGCAGGATCTGCTGCGGTGCCATCCGCCGGCGACATCGCCCGACGGCAAGCGTGCCTCCTACTTCGTGAACCTGGTACGCCCACTCACCGCGACGGATGCAAGAAGAAGCAGGGTCGTGCCGGGGGGGTTCTGGAAGTCGGAGCACGCCCCCGTCCCCGTCGAAGCCGCCCCCGACAAGATGATCGGAACCAAGCAGGCCTTCTCTTTCATCTCCAAGGAGGCGGAGCACAAGGGTGGACCCCGCGGCGGGTTCATCATGCACGAGCTCCTCCCCGGCCAGGCAGGACGCCTCGCCGGCGGGGACGAGCTGGCGCTCTCAAAGGTCTACCCGTCTCCGCGCGTCGCCACCAAGAAGAGGCCCAGGTCCCAGGGACAGGGACCGACCGCCAGCGCAACAAGGACCGCGGCCGCCTCCTCTGCTCCAGCGCCGACGTCTTCGCCGCCTCTGCTCCAGCGCTCCTGCGACGTCTTCAGCAGCGCAAGAAGCAGCAGCGCCGTCTCCTCTCCGCCTCCTTCCCTGGAGCCGCCGGCCTCCTCTGCTCCGCCTTCCCTGGAGGCCTCGTCTCTCGGGCCGGCATCCTCTGCGCCGGGGCCGGCATCCTCTTCTCCGCCCCCCATCCAGGGATCAGCATCGTCTCCACGGCACCGGCAGGGTGCCGCCAAGAGGGTGCTCCTCCTGGAGGTGGGCGACTCCCCCCCGAGGGAAGGCCACAACATTTCGTGCCACCAGGTCTACCGCGCCATGGAGGTTCTTGGACCCGGGAGGCGTGTCCCCATCGACTGCGCTGACCTCTTCCTGCTTGACAGCGGGAAGGGGAAGAGGCAGCGGACGGCTGCAGAGTTTTGA